One region of Culex pipiens pallens isolate TS chromosome 2, TS_CPP_V2, whole genome shotgun sequence genomic DNA includes:
- the LOC120429066 gene encoding homeotic protein spalt-major isoform X2 has protein sequence MIQVDSVGYSRVNDKSQADEDMKENDSCEQDNSSAAPSVNLLVKMSEEIAEKDRNKQEHLNDNHHNHLPVRHHLQHDRSENVQNEENMSDDDENNDDNGSGVGRNEMENDHGSKNDRSSTPHGNLSDERPEVNAAAVAMAALAATKNSAGGSPTLPNEFNPAAFFPQPGQMSIQAFQNAIAQFTANALANNMDNDTVVKNLAILQSALFTLQQQQFLQFQLIQHLQSQLVKKQVTKEEPSNDSSNSLVFHHNNNNNLSKRNEPQDLRKQERLEEDEEVEEEGIEDAYSKSYQMANIMAVAAAASAENRPVIHPVPEEELRKPKVSEPYVEKRPIAEPSISLPPSTVAASASSSLPTSIYSHSGRSEKDEILPYQDSNFSSLAANIITDHAPSILGEPNSLAMLEKKAQEVLNSASQGILSNNLLDELAFANDKSSPNGRNDAALFKHRCRYCGKIFGSDSSLQIHIRSHTGERPYKCNVCGSRFTTKGNLKVHFQRHSDKYPHIPMNPNPVPEHLDKYFPPLIPQEALKEQQQQQQQQQQQQQQGPPPPSSIPPPGPPGPFPGMESRGFPPRGFFPDFYLPRPPLDMFTNPLNEPARNPVDLSQVRKPEPPREPTPEMRLSPEIIIHEQPPQIKQEPMEESLDLSDKSSKVVQREEEKEEMEQDKEDNTTLNNSTSEKEFPLKLKNNSVENLATVPSVSPPSSSSSGSLYQDTVLDPSFYSAHLPRPDSNDSSWENFIEISSETSKLQELVDNIDSKTTEPNQCLVCKKVLSCRSALQMHYRVHTGERPFRCKICGRSFTTKGNLKTHMSVHRIKPPMRTLHQCPVCHQKFSNIFVLQQHIRLHTGEMTDLTPDQIKAAEIKEYEGPDMRLNPFGVRLNEFPPQQHNQNKRNLEHSDEENEHEPAEEKSHKVPVNEKIKVKTGLTSPAIENQVEDLRAVNLQRLSVRSLPNEEFTRDTASASPNSTDAKRLRSSSPIGSVSSVMSNRSPMSTPPTSGGEQIGAGAASRAAVAAAAAAAFPYGPPFLGMPQFPPFINRPPFLGNVPIVPPGANMPPFGLFGKYEAAHAHTQDP, from the exons ATGATTCAAGTCGACTCTGTTGGATACTCTAGAGTGAACGATAAATCCCAAGCTGATGAAG ATATGAAGGAGAATGATAGTTGCGAGCAGGATAATTCAAGCGCAGCACCGTCGGTGAATTTACTAGTAAAAATGTCGGAAGAAATCGCAGAGAAAGATCGCAATAAGCAGGAGCATCTGAACGATAACCACCATAACCATCTTCCGGTCCGACATCATTTGCAGCACGATCGcagtgaaaatgttcaaaatgaggaAAATATGAGCGATGATGATGAAAACAACGACGATAACGGAAGCGGGGTTGGTCGAAATGAGATGGAAAACGACCACGGTAGCAAGAACGATCGAAGCTCCACGCCACACGGCAATTTGTCAGATGAACGACCGGAGGTTAATGCTGCGGCTGTGGCGATGGCAGCTTTGGCAGCGACGAAAAACTCCGCTGGAGGTTCTCCAACGCTACCGAACGAGTTCAATCCCGCTGCATTTTTCCCACAGCCAGGACAAATGTCGATTCAAGCCTTTCAGAATGCGATCGCTCAATTCACGGCAAATGCATTGGCCAACAACATGGACAATGATACAGTTGTGAAAAATTTAGCCATCCTGCAATCGGCACTTTTCACGCTGCAACAGCAACAGTTTCTGCAGTTTCAACTCATACAACATCTGCAGTCGCAACTGGTGAAGAAGCAGGTTACCAAGGAAGAACCATCGAACGATAGTAGTAATAGTTTAGTGTTTCatcataacaataacaataatctTAGTAAGAGAAATGAGCCTCAAGATTTGCGAAAGCAGGAACGGTTAGAAGAAGATGAAGAAGTCGAGGAAGAGGGCATTGAGGATGCCTACAGTAAAAGCTATCAGATGGCGAATATAATGGCCGTTGCAGCTGCTGCCAGTGCGGAAAATCGACCAGTGATACATCCCGTTCCCGAAGAAGAACTAAG GAAACCAAAAGTTTCTGAGCCGTACGTTGAAAAACGGCCAATTGCAGAACCTTCGATCAGTTTGCCTCCGTCGACGGTGGCGGCCAGTGCAAGTTCAAGCCTTCCCACTTCCATCTATTCACATAGTGGAAGGAGCGAAAAGGATGAAATTCTACCATATCAAGACTCGAATTTCTCGTCACTAGCCGCGAATATTATAACGGATCACGCGCCATCGATCCTGGGTGAACCAAATTCACTTGCAATGCTGGAAAAGAAAGCCCAAGAAGTGCTCAATTCAGCTTCGCAAGGCATTCTGTCCAATAATCTGCTTGATGAGCTCGCCTTTGCAAACGATAAATCATCTCCAAATGGTCGAAACGATGCAGCCCTTTTCAAGCACCGATGTCGGTATTGTGGCAAAATTTTCGGATCAGACTCTTCGTTACAAATTCACATCCGATCACACACCGGCGAGAGACCGTACAAGTGCAATGTTTGCGGGAGTCGCTTCACTACCAAGGGCAACCTAAAGGTTCACTTTCAGCGGCACTCTGACAAGTACCCGCACATACCGATGAACCCAAATCCCGTGCCGGAACACTTGGACAAATACTTTCCTCCGTTGATTCCACAGGAAGCTCTCAaagaacagcagcagcagcagcaacaacaacaacaacagcaacagcaaggACCACCACCTCCTTCTTCAATCCCACCCCCTGGTCCACCAGGTCCGTTTCCAGGCATGGAATCGCGAGGTTTCCCGCCAAGGGGATTTTTCCCAGACTTTTACCTGCCGAGGCCTCCTCTGGACATGTTCACGAATCCGCTGAACGAGCCAGCTCGGAATCCGGTTGATTTGTCCCAAGTGAGGAAACCGGAACCACCACGGGAACCTACACCAGAGATGCGGCTCTCGCCGGAAATCATCATCCATGAGCAACCACCCCAAATAAAGCAGGAACCGATGGAAGAGTCGTTGGACCTTTCGGACAAATCCTCGAAAGTTGTTCAAAGAGAAGAAGAGAAAGAAGAAATGGAACAGGACAAAGAGGATAATACGACTCTAAACAACAGCACCAGTGAAAAAGAGTTTCCCTTAAAGTTGAAGAACAACTCCGTGGAAAACCTTGCGACGGTACCCTCGGTATCACCTCCTTCGAGCTCATCGTCAGGGTCACTGTACCAAGACACGGTGTTGGATCCGTCGTTTTACTCTGCACATCTGCCTCGCCCAGACAGCAACGATAGCTCGTGGGaaaactttattgaaatttcgtCAGAAACATCGAAATTGCAAGAGCTTGTCGATAATATCGATAGCAAAACAACGGAACCCAACCAGTGTTTGGTTTGTAAGAAAGTTTTATCTTGCCGAAGTGCACTTCAAATGCATTACCGAGTTCACACCGGTGAGCGTCCATTTCGGTGCAAAATTTGCGGTCGATCGTTTACGACCAAGGGCAATTTGAAAACGCATATGAGTGTTCATAGGATAAAACCTCCGATGAGGACCCTCCACCAGTGCCCGGTGTGCCACCAAAAATTCTCCAACATCTTCGTCCTGCAACAGCACATCCGATTGCACACGGGAGAAATGACGGACCTTACTCCGGATCAAATAAAGGCGGCTGAAATCAAAGAGTACGAAGGGCCCGATATGCGGTTGAATCCGTTTGGAGTGCGGTTGAATGAATTTCCTCCCCAGCAGCACAATCAGAACAAACGCAATTTAGAACATTCAGACGAGGAAAACGAGCACGAGCCAGCGGAAGAAAAATCTCACAAGGTTCCTGTGAATGAGAAAATTAAGGTTAAAACCGGACTTACGTCACCAGCAATTGAAAATCAGGTGGAAGATTTGCGTGCCGTAAATTTACAACGATTGTCGGTTCGATCGTTGCCAAATGAGGAATTTACCCGTGACACGGCTTCGGCCAGCCCAAACTCGACGGACGCCAAAAGGTTACGATCGTCCAGTCCGATCGGGTCGGTATCGTCGGTGATGTCCAACCGGTCTCCCATGTCCACACCACCCACATCCGGCGGTGAACAGATAGGAGCAGGAGCCGCGAGTAGAGCCGCCGTCGCCGCTGCCGCAGCAGCTGCTTTTCCTTACGGACCTCCGTTCCTTGGAATGCCCCAGTTTCCACCGTTCATCAATCGGCCGCCCTTTTTGGGCAATGTTCCGATAGTGCCACCGGGAGCAAACATGCCTCCGTTTGGATTGTTCG GGAAATATGAAGCAGCACATGCTCACACACAAGATCCGTGA
- the LOC120429066 gene encoding homeotic protein spalt-major isoform X1, translating to MIQVDSVGYSRVNDKSQADEDMKENDSCEQDNSSAAPSVNLLVKMSEEIAEKDRNKQEHLNDNHHNHLPVRHHLQHDRSENVQNEENMSDDDENNDDNGSGVGRNEMENDHGSKNDRSSTPHGNLSDERPEVNAAAVAMAALAATKNSAGGSPTLPNEFNPAAFFPQPGQMSIQAFQNAIAQFTANALANNMDNDTVVKNLAILQSALFTLQQQQFLQFQLIQHLQSQLVKKQVTKEEPSNDSSNSLVFHHNNNNNLSKRNEPQDLRKQERLEEDEEVEEEGIEDAYSKSYQMANIMAVAAAASAENRPVIHPVPEEELRKPKVSEPYVEKRPIAEPSISLPPSTVAASASSSLPTSIYSHSGRSEKDEILPYQDSNFSSLAANIITDHAPSILGEPNSLAMLEKKAQEVLNSASQGILSNNLLDELAFANDKSSPNGRNDAALFKHRCRYCGKIFGSDSSLQIHIRSHTGERPYKCNVCGSRFTTKGNLKVHFQRHSDKYPHIPMNPNPVPEHLDKYFPPLIPQEALKEQQQQQQQQQQQQQQGPPPPSSIPPPGPPGPFPGMESRGFPPRGFFPDFYLPRPPLDMFTNPLNEPARNPVDLSQVRKPEPPREPTPEMRLSPEIIIHEQPPQIKQEPMEESLDLSDKSSKVVQREEEKEEMEQDKEDNTTLNNSTSEKEFPLKLKNNSVENLATVPSVSPPSSSSSGSLYQDTVLDPSFYSAHLPRPDSNDSSWENFIEISSETSKLQELVDNIDSKTTEPNQCLVCKKVLSCRSALQMHYRVHTGERPFRCKICGRSFTTKGNLKTHMSVHRIKPPMRTLHQCPVCHQKFSNIFVLQQHIRLHTGEMTDLTPDQIKAAEIKEYEGPDMRLNPFGVRLNEFPPQQHNQNKRNLEHSDEENEHEPAEEKSHKVPVNEKIKVKTGLTSPAIENQVEDLRAVNLQRLSVRSLPNEEFTRDTASASPNSTDAKRLRSSSPIGSVSSVMSNRSPMSTPPTSGGEQIGAGAASRAAVAAAAAAAFPYGPPFLGMPQFPPFINRPPFLGNVPIVPPGANMPPFGLFGVRGNTTTCNICFKTFACNSALEIHYRSHTKERPFKCTICDRGFSTKGNMKQHMLTHKIRDMFGSSGGNSGDESRTQTPPQDSSNAGSAGGGPNSMATSNRFSQSYSPAPMDSSADDYSSSGRRKRERSQSGSYDGSGRTSAVLVKQERESTIDENGSNSLHSNASENTSNNNYQEFINKDADIKNWCQKLKEMPENIAAS from the exons ATGATTCAAGTCGACTCTGTTGGATACTCTAGAGTGAACGATAAATCCCAAGCTGATGAAG ATATGAAGGAGAATGATAGTTGCGAGCAGGATAATTCAAGCGCAGCACCGTCGGTGAATTTACTAGTAAAAATGTCGGAAGAAATCGCAGAGAAAGATCGCAATAAGCAGGAGCATCTGAACGATAACCACCATAACCATCTTCCGGTCCGACATCATTTGCAGCACGATCGcagtgaaaatgttcaaaatgaggaAAATATGAGCGATGATGATGAAAACAACGACGATAACGGAAGCGGGGTTGGTCGAAATGAGATGGAAAACGACCACGGTAGCAAGAACGATCGAAGCTCCACGCCACACGGCAATTTGTCAGATGAACGACCGGAGGTTAATGCTGCGGCTGTGGCGATGGCAGCTTTGGCAGCGACGAAAAACTCCGCTGGAGGTTCTCCAACGCTACCGAACGAGTTCAATCCCGCTGCATTTTTCCCACAGCCAGGACAAATGTCGATTCAAGCCTTTCAGAATGCGATCGCTCAATTCACGGCAAATGCATTGGCCAACAACATGGACAATGATACAGTTGTGAAAAATTTAGCCATCCTGCAATCGGCACTTTTCACGCTGCAACAGCAACAGTTTCTGCAGTTTCAACTCATACAACATCTGCAGTCGCAACTGGTGAAGAAGCAGGTTACCAAGGAAGAACCATCGAACGATAGTAGTAATAGTTTAGTGTTTCatcataacaataacaataatctTAGTAAGAGAAATGAGCCTCAAGATTTGCGAAAGCAGGAACGGTTAGAAGAAGATGAAGAAGTCGAGGAAGAGGGCATTGAGGATGCCTACAGTAAAAGCTATCAGATGGCGAATATAATGGCCGTTGCAGCTGCTGCCAGTGCGGAAAATCGACCAGTGATACATCCCGTTCCCGAAGAAGAACTAAG GAAACCAAAAGTTTCTGAGCCGTACGTTGAAAAACGGCCAATTGCAGAACCTTCGATCAGTTTGCCTCCGTCGACGGTGGCGGCCAGTGCAAGTTCAAGCCTTCCCACTTCCATCTATTCACATAGTGGAAGGAGCGAAAAGGATGAAATTCTACCATATCAAGACTCGAATTTCTCGTCACTAGCCGCGAATATTATAACGGATCACGCGCCATCGATCCTGGGTGAACCAAATTCACTTGCAATGCTGGAAAAGAAAGCCCAAGAAGTGCTCAATTCAGCTTCGCAAGGCATTCTGTCCAATAATCTGCTTGATGAGCTCGCCTTTGCAAACGATAAATCATCTCCAAATGGTCGAAACGATGCAGCCCTTTTCAAGCACCGATGTCGGTATTGTGGCAAAATTTTCGGATCAGACTCTTCGTTACAAATTCACATCCGATCACACACCGGCGAGAGACCGTACAAGTGCAATGTTTGCGGGAGTCGCTTCACTACCAAGGGCAACCTAAAGGTTCACTTTCAGCGGCACTCTGACAAGTACCCGCACATACCGATGAACCCAAATCCCGTGCCGGAACACTTGGACAAATACTTTCCTCCGTTGATTCCACAGGAAGCTCTCAaagaacagcagcagcagcagcaacaacaacaacaacagcaacagcaaggACCACCACCTCCTTCTTCAATCCCACCCCCTGGTCCACCAGGTCCGTTTCCAGGCATGGAATCGCGAGGTTTCCCGCCAAGGGGATTTTTCCCAGACTTTTACCTGCCGAGGCCTCCTCTGGACATGTTCACGAATCCGCTGAACGAGCCAGCTCGGAATCCGGTTGATTTGTCCCAAGTGAGGAAACCGGAACCACCACGGGAACCTACACCAGAGATGCGGCTCTCGCCGGAAATCATCATCCATGAGCAACCACCCCAAATAAAGCAGGAACCGATGGAAGAGTCGTTGGACCTTTCGGACAAATCCTCGAAAGTTGTTCAAAGAGAAGAAGAGAAAGAAGAAATGGAACAGGACAAAGAGGATAATACGACTCTAAACAACAGCACCAGTGAAAAAGAGTTTCCCTTAAAGTTGAAGAACAACTCCGTGGAAAACCTTGCGACGGTACCCTCGGTATCACCTCCTTCGAGCTCATCGTCAGGGTCACTGTACCAAGACACGGTGTTGGATCCGTCGTTTTACTCTGCACATCTGCCTCGCCCAGACAGCAACGATAGCTCGTGGGaaaactttattgaaatttcgtCAGAAACATCGAAATTGCAAGAGCTTGTCGATAATATCGATAGCAAAACAACGGAACCCAACCAGTGTTTGGTTTGTAAGAAAGTTTTATCTTGCCGAAGTGCACTTCAAATGCATTACCGAGTTCACACCGGTGAGCGTCCATTTCGGTGCAAAATTTGCGGTCGATCGTTTACGACCAAGGGCAATTTGAAAACGCATATGAGTGTTCATAGGATAAAACCTCCGATGAGGACCCTCCACCAGTGCCCGGTGTGCCACCAAAAATTCTCCAACATCTTCGTCCTGCAACAGCACATCCGATTGCACACGGGAGAAATGACGGACCTTACTCCGGATCAAATAAAGGCGGCTGAAATCAAAGAGTACGAAGGGCCCGATATGCGGTTGAATCCGTTTGGAGTGCGGTTGAATGAATTTCCTCCCCAGCAGCACAATCAGAACAAACGCAATTTAGAACATTCAGACGAGGAAAACGAGCACGAGCCAGCGGAAGAAAAATCTCACAAGGTTCCTGTGAATGAGAAAATTAAGGTTAAAACCGGACTTACGTCACCAGCAATTGAAAATCAGGTGGAAGATTTGCGTGCCGTAAATTTACAACGATTGTCGGTTCGATCGTTGCCAAATGAGGAATTTACCCGTGACACGGCTTCGGCCAGCCCAAACTCGACGGACGCCAAAAGGTTACGATCGTCCAGTCCGATCGGGTCGGTATCGTCGGTGATGTCCAACCGGTCTCCCATGTCCACACCACCCACATCCGGCGGTGAACAGATAGGAGCAGGAGCCGCGAGTAGAGCCGCCGTCGCCGCTGCCGCAGCAGCTGCTTTTCCTTACGGACCTCCGTTCCTTGGAATGCCCCAGTTTCCACCGTTCATCAATCGGCCGCCCTTTTTGGGCAATGTTCCGATAGTGCCACCGGGAGCAAACATGCCTCCGTTTGGATTGTTCG GCGTACGTGGAAACACAACAACTTGTAATATTTGCTTTAAAACTTTCGCATGTAATTCCGCGCTCGAAATTCATTATCGAAGCCATACGAAGGAGCGCCCATTCAAATGCACAATTTGCGATCGAGGATTCTCTaccaag GGAAATATGAAGCAGCACATGCTCACACACAAGATCCGTGATATGTTTGGCAGCTCGGGTGGCAATTCCGGGGATGAGTCACGCACACAGACTCCGCCGCAGGACTCCAGTAACGCTGGTTCTGCTGGTGGTGGGCCGAACAGCATGGCCACCAGCAACCGGTTCTCACAGTCGTACTCGCCGGCGCCCATGGACTCCTCGGCCGATGATTACTCCTCTTCGGGGAGACGGAAACGGGAACGTTCCCAATCTGGCAGCTATGACGGTTCCGGCAGAACTTCAGCGGTTCTGGTGAAACAGGAGAGAGAATCTACAATCGATGAAAATGGCTCCAACAGTCTGCACTCGAATGCGTCGGAAAACACCTCCAACAACAATTATCAGGAGTTTATCAACAAAGATGCCGACATCAAAAATTGGTGCCAAAAGCTGAAAGAGATGCCAGAGAATATCGCAGCAAGTTGA